The DNA region ctgacacagcggttgcattaaggagaggtatatctataattccatgtgtataacttgtattatcatctacatttatgatgagtatttctgttgaaacgatgtggctatgcaaaatcacttgatgtttttggaactagtgaatgtaacgcgccaatgtaaactcagtaaactcatgttttgtgtaacatgaagtcctatgagtgtcatctgatgaagataatcaaatcttagtgattcattctatctctatttctgctttttgtgactgcaatatttcgctggaaaaatggctgtgcttattgtggtttggtggtgacctaacataatcgtttgtagtgctttcgctgaaaagcatatttgaaatcggacactttggtgggattaaaaacaagattacctttaaaatgatataagacacatgtatgtttgatttctgttgtttgaatttggcgccctgcactttcactggctgttgtcatatcgatcccggtagcgggattgcagccatatgaattaaccttgttctgaacacctccaatcgctcctctttcaccccagctgccaaactaaccatgattcagatgaccatcctacccatggtAGATTACGGAGACATTATTTATAGATTGGCATGTAAGGGTGCTTTTGAgctgctagatgttctttaccattcggccatcagatttgccaccaatgctccttataggacacatcactgcaatccatactcctctgtaaactcgCCATCTCTGCATACCCgacgcaagacccactggttgatgcttaatTATTAAACCCTCCTaggtctcactcccccctatctgagaaacctactgcaaccctcatcctccacatacaacaccctttctgccagtcacattctgttaaaggtccccaaagcacacacatccctgagtcGCTCCTCTTTTTCCAGTttgctagcaactggaacgaacTGAAAAACCCCCACTAAAACtcgacagttttatctccatttctMcattcaaagactcaatcatggacactctaacTGACACTTGTTGCTGCTTAgcttgatgtattgttgtctctgcctTTTTGCCCTTTATGCTGTTTTCTGTgcctaacaatgtttgtaccttgtttgtgctgctactatgttggtctgctaccgcgttgttgtcatgttgtattggtaccatgctgtgttgtcatgtgttgctgccatgttgcgttgttgtcttaggtctctctttatgtagtattgtggtgcctctcttgtcatgatgtgtgttttgtcctactttcccccccccccagccccagtccccgcaggaggccttttgcctcttggtaggctgtcattgtaaatacgaatttgttcttaattgacttgcctagttaaatacaataaatacatacaaaaaaaacatttactcaTGCAATAACAAAACAGCTTCCTGAACACAATCCATTAACACCTTGATTGGTATTTTCACACAGGTGGGCAGAAATACCTCAAGAAGTTCCTCAAGAAGAAAGCCTAGAAAGTTTAAGAAAGTCTACTAAAAAGCGTCTGGGGTCTCGTCCATTTTTACAAACACAACCGACTTCTCTGCGGTTTCACTGAAGAATACCCTGAAACTCATTCAGGAAGGAGTACCACTTGGAAGCTGTTTAAAGTAAAAATAGATGAAGATGATGTTGTAGAAGGAAAAATCATAGTTTATCTGTTATTCTGCTCAGGATACACAACACATTTTTGKGTCATGGTAGTTTAGTGGTAGTGTATCATAAGTAGTGTATAAGTAGTGTATCAAAATATTTGGGGCCGAGATTAGACATTCCCTTAGTTGACTTCTTGCACCAAATCTTGTCAACACATCCCCCCCTCTGAATGCTCTCTATGAGGTTACTCTAGAGGTGGATGAGACCAAGTCAGAGGAGCCCCAGTCTCTTATTTCACTGTTGTGACGCTCTATCACTCATATCGCTGTTGTATTTTCCTCCCTTTGGTGATGATCAGAAGAATAATAATAAGAATTGTCATTGTCAGATCACGGAAAATCTTATTTGAGCTTATTCCCATATGTACCCTGTGATATAAAACGTTGCATCCAGAAAGTGGATTTGTAGACTGTCTGTGCCTTTGAAATGGATACTGTGaagtatatgttttgaccattaaAATCGGATTCAGAAACCACCTGCTTGTTTGCGTTTTGTGGATTTCCATAATGGCGGCGTGAAAGGGCTTGCCGCGTACGAACCATCCCAATCTCGCGAGCTTACATTCTGTTTCACTGTTTTGCTACACTGATAAACAGAATGTAACAGAATGTAACAGAAGAATGTAACAGAATGTAACAGGAGAATGTAACAGAATGTAACAGAAGAATGTAACAGAATGTAACAGAATGTAAAGAGATGTAACAGGAGAAATGTAAGAAGTCAGGAGAAGTGTAAAGAATGTAACAGCGGAATTAACAGAATGTAACATATATGTAACGAATGGTACAGAAGAATGTAACAGAATGTAACAGAAATGTAACAGGAAGAATGTAACAGAATGTAACGAAGATGTAACAGAATGTAACTAATGTAGAAGAATGTAACAGAGAATGTAATCGAAGATGTAAAGAATGTAGCAGaagaatgtaacaaaatgtaacagAATGTAACAGAAGAATGTAACAGAATGTAACAGAATGTAACAGAAGAATGTAACAGAATGTAAGCTCACAAGATCAGGATGGTTTGTACAAGGCTATGAAAGGCCATTTGTTGAAGAAAAATTATAAGAATGTAGTTGTTCTACTGtagtttctgttttattttaatattttagataAAATACTTTCTTCTAGTAATGTAAGTATTTTTGTTATATACAGGCTAGGGCTGACTTTTACATTACATAACAATTTCACAATTAAATTGTTTTACAATTAGGATGAAAGAAAACGCTATACAAACTCAATCATCAGTCAATATCAGAATCAATCATTTAGTTCATTGACAATCATTTTAATAACAGAGACAGCAAAAGTTTTAAGCTCATTTTATCCTTAGGCTACACTACAAGCTGGAGTTTTCGAATCAAACATttcacaatgacacacacagagagcaaagCTTTGAGTGTGAATATCATTCTATTCTTTGATGCTGGCGTCCTGCAGATGACATTGTGATATTTCAAACTCGGAAAGATAAAGTgatgaatagaatagaacaagATGAATCAGACAGCAGATCAGTCATGAGGGGCCAGCTCAATAATCTGTTCCCAGCTTTCAACAGTGACAGATCACAATCATAAGCCAATTGGTGGTTCCAATATGGAGTTTAGTTGTACAGCTACTGGTCTACATGGGGTTCTGGAATGTCATACAACTGTCAGGAGAAACATGTGACGTTTGTAAAGTATTTATAGTGGTTCTGCTTTCTGAAATGTCAGGCTTATTACCAACAAAGAGCGGCCAGGAGAGATTTGAGAGACGACACAAGATTTGGTGTCACAAAGTCATTCTAAtatactataataataataatacatgtcaTTCTGCTGTCAGATAAAAAAAGGCAATGTGTTTCTCATGTTAAATCCAATTAAACTGATTGATGTCTTTATTACATCTGTTTGTGATGGTGTTAAAATATAAGTGTTCTGAGCAATCATGTGTCACTGATCAAAAGTGTTGCAAGGTATGAGTAAGATCACCTACATTTACCAACAACTTACCGTGAGGAAGGAAAATCCTTTAGTGCTTTCGTGTGGAGTACTGGGTGTTGAGACATGTTGCATCATTACATGTAGTCTAGTCAGCCTGGCCAGATTAATCTCCGGTTCAGCCAGGTCAGTATAAGGAGGTGGGGTCTGGTTAATCATTTATTAAATGTGATCAGCTGATCCTCTCAGGACCATAAATTGACAGAGTTCCTGCAACACTGTCTCCGGCAAAGAGGACATTGGAGGTAGGAACTGATCTTTGTCACTGCATTTTTCAAATTTGTGCGGAGTAGTAATGACAttgtccattctctctctccaggtagaTAAAATGTGGGGTATATCTTATTGTACGATAGTGGCTGTGCTGCTCTGCGTGGCCTTGGCGGCTCCCCATGACGGGGACCACGCCGGTCACACAgaagaccaccaccaccacctccaccacgtCGCTGGCGAGGCCCACCCTCAGCACAGCCACAGGGAAGACGAGTCCTGCCACAAGCTGGCGCCCCACAACGCAGACTTCGCCTTCACCCTGTACAGGAGCCTGAGCAAAGCCAACACCGAGAACATTAacattttcttctctcctctgggCATTGCCACCAGCCTGGCTATGCTGTCCCTTGGGGCTAAGGGAGACACCCACAGCCAGCTGTACTCCGCTCTGGGTTACGGCGCCTTCACACCGGAGCAGGTGAACGATGCTTACGAGCACCTGAACCATATGTTGGGCCACACTGGGGAGGCCATGCAGCTGGACATGGGCAATGCCTTGGCTCTGAGGGACGGCTTCAAGCCCCTAGCCAAGTTCCTCGAGGACGCCAAGCACTTCTACGCCAGCGAAGGCTTCACTGTTGACTTCAAGAACCCAGCTGAGGCTACCGCCGAGATCAACAAGTTCATCGCCAAGAAGACCCAGGACAAGATCACGGACATGGTGAAGGATCTGGACCCTGATACGGCCATGGTGCTCATCAACTACGTCTTCTTCAGAGGTAGGAGGAGGACACTGTAGTAGGAGAAAATGGTCATGCACTTATTGTTTAATTTAAGAACAACAAAATAATACAGATCATTGATaaattgattgactgactgaatgactaaCTAATTTCCACACTGTAAACAAAAGATGTGTCAATAAAGAATTAAAAGAAAATGAATGTGCAGGACAAACTAAAACCAAATAGGCTTATAACATCGTCTGTTTCTGCTTGCATGTTTACTACCCCTTAGTAACAAtgtcctctacctccctccccagGGAAGTGGGATAAGCCCTTCGATGCCACGCTGACCCACAAGGCTGACTTCAAAGTGGACGAGAATACCAAGGTGCAGGTGGACATGATGAAGAGGACGGGTCGTTATGAGTTGTATCAGGACCAGGATAACTTCACCACCGTGGTCATGCTGCCTTACAAAGGCAACTCCTCAATGATGGTGGTCCTGCCCAACGATGGAAAGATGGAGCATGTGGAGGCCTTCATCAACAAGGACTACCTGAAGCACGTGCACGAGCACCTGTTCAGGACGTGAGAACACATTATTTCATATACTTTTCTAATGTAACATTCTCTA from Salvelinus sp. IW2-2015 linkage group LG14, ASM291031v2, whole genome shotgun sequence includes:
- the LOC111972697 gene encoding alpha-1-antitrypsin homolog; translation: MWGISYCTIVAVLLCVALAAPHDGDHAGHTEDHHHHLHHVAGEAHPQHSHREDESCHKLAPHNADFAFTLYRSLSKANTENINIFFSPLGIATSLAMLSLGAKGDTHSQLYSALGYGAFTPEQVNDAYEHLNHMLGHTGEAMQLDMGNALALRDGFKPLAKFLEDAKHFYASEGFTVDFKNPAEATAEINKFIAKKTQDKITDMVKDLDPDTAMVLINYVFFRGKWDKPFDATLTHKADFKVDENTKVQVDMMKRTGRYELYQDQDNFTTVVMLPYKGNSSMMVVLPNDGKMEHVEAFINKDYLKHVHEHLFRTNVDIFMPKFSTSTSYSLGDHLKDMGVVSAFGDTADFSAISEDTKLKVSKVTHKAVLSVDEKGTEAAAVTTIEIMPMSLPDTIMLNRPFLLFILEDTTKSIVFMGKVTNPSPK